One Myxococcus stipitatus DNA segment encodes these proteins:
- a CDS encoding GNAT family N-acetyltransferase, with the protein MASEQDDFGPPRDEREVAAVIDILMHSYAMTPEDCAGWKQRQDLGNLRLLREQGQVAATLGLLRMGQWYGGRSVPVIGVGGVGVHPVFRGRGTATRLMTNLLREVRAEGAPLSILYPATQPLYRRAGYELAGGRYEIRVPMGALDLGERGLRLRAIEDSDEAAIAACYTRLARHREGWLDRGAFSWNRVRNPRTEKVHGFLVEGDAGVEGYVYLARRPLKDLKFELALTDVMATTPVAARRLLRFLGDHHSLGTEAVWYGGPDEPLLLLLREQDYSVRLYMHWMARVLDVAAALEARGWPHGGRGVLHLEVEDDLFPENQGRYVLEVADGTARVTRGGEGRLRLHVRQLATLYTGFASAQSLRAMGLVQGDDATLEVAQRLFHGPAPSMRDMF; encoded by the coding sequence GTGGCTTCGGAGCAAGACGACTTTGGTCCCCCCCGGGACGAGCGGGAGGTCGCCGCCGTCATCGACATCCTGATGCACTCCTACGCGATGACGCCGGAGGACTGCGCCGGCTGGAAGCAACGCCAGGACCTGGGCAACCTGCGGCTATTGCGCGAACAGGGGCAGGTCGCCGCCACGCTGGGGCTCTTGCGCATGGGCCAGTGGTATGGCGGGCGCAGCGTCCCCGTCATCGGCGTGGGGGGCGTGGGGGTCCACCCGGTGTTCCGGGGACGGGGCACCGCGACGCGCTTGATGACGAACCTGCTCCGGGAGGTCCGCGCCGAGGGCGCGCCGCTGTCCATCCTCTACCCCGCCACCCAACCCCTCTACCGACGCGCGGGCTACGAGCTGGCGGGAGGCCGATACGAGATACGCGTCCCCATGGGCGCGCTGGACCTGGGCGAGCGGGGCCTGCGGCTGCGCGCCATCGAGGACTCGGACGAGGCGGCCATCGCCGCGTGCTACACGCGCCTGGCGCGCCACCGCGAGGGCTGGCTGGACCGGGGCGCGTTCTCCTGGAACCGCGTGCGCAACCCCCGCACGGAGAAGGTGCATGGCTTCCTCGTGGAGGGCGACGCGGGCGTGGAGGGCTACGTGTACCTCGCGCGCAGACCCCTGAAGGACCTGAAGTTCGAACTCGCGCTGACGGACGTGATGGCGACGACGCCCGTCGCGGCGCGGCGGCTCCTGCGCTTCCTGGGGGACCACCACTCCCTGGGGACGGAGGCCGTGTGGTACGGCGGCCCGGACGAGCCGCTCCTCTTGCTGCTGCGCGAGCAGGACTACTCGGTGAGGCTGTACATGCATTGGATGGCCCGGGTGCTGGACGTCGCCGCGGCGCTGGAGGCCCGGGGCTGGCCCCATGGCGGCCGGGGCGTGCTCCACCTGGAGGTGGAGGACGACCTGTTCCCGGAGAACCAGGGGCGCTACGTCCTGGAGGTCGCGGACGGCACGGCCCGCGTGACGCGCGGCGGCGAGGGGCGGTTGCGGCTGCACGTGCGCCAGCTCGCCACGCTGTACACGGGCTTCGCGTCCGCGCAGTCGCTGCGCGCCATGGGGCTCGTCCAGGGCGACGACGCGACCCTCGAGGTCGCCCAGCGGCTGTTCCACGGCCCCGCGCCGTCCATGCGCGACATGTTCTGA
- a CDS encoding Spy/CpxP family protein refolding chaperone — translation MRKKLAIAGTAVVAVVLLSGFAFRGGHRWGRDPERIRQMVSWKLNDKLDDLDATDAQRQAINAVKDRLFDEGAKLAEEQHAVRSEVVTQLESATPDAQRLHALVDERIEAMRAFAHKATDAALEVHGTLTPEQRKALATEFRERTGVK, via the coding sequence ATGAGGAAGAAGCTGGCCATCGCGGGGACCGCCGTCGTCGCGGTCGTGCTGTTGAGCGGGTTCGCGTTCCGCGGGGGCCACCGCTGGGGGAGGGACCCGGAGCGCATCCGGCAGATGGTGTCGTGGAAGCTCAACGACAAGCTGGACGACCTGGACGCCACGGACGCGCAGCGCCAGGCCATCAACGCGGTGAAGGACCGCCTCTTTGATGAGGGCGCGAAGCTGGCCGAGGAGCAGCACGCGGTGCGTTCGGAGGTCGTCACGCAGCTGGAGTCGGCGACGCCGGACGCCCAGCGCCTTCACGCCCTGGTGGACGAGCGCATCGAGGCCATGCGCGCGTTCGCCCACAAGGCGACGGATGCCGCGCTGGAGGTCCACGGCACGCTCACCCCGGAGCAGCGCAAGGCGCTGGCCACGGAGTTCCGTGAGCGCACTGGCGTGAAGTAG
- a CDS encoding substrate-binding domain-containing protein, whose amino-acid sequence MTPRFLIIIGVVVALGGVLYLTSGRAPSSRGAPEAGTSAPVAPRPPRPGEVTEISFLYGTEKKDWVEAAAEAFQRKHPSIRLKLLGMGSLDAAQAILDGREKPTVWSPADSAVLRLLAADWATDTERGPLFASHGEEAPAPLVITPLVFVVWEDRAEVLKKASGGGTVSWKVLQKAVTSPQGWPAIGGRPEWGFVKLGHTDPTRSNSGLQTLLLATLEYYGKRAGLTVEDLLDPRYQDWMKALERGVTRFEPSTGTFMADMVRFGPSRYDIAVVYESLAISQLSHAQGRWGDLRVYYPSLTLWSDHPAAVLQADWVTPSQREAALEWLRYLRSRPVQERALAFGFRPADPTVPVKTQDPANPFTRLASHGVSVDVPPVAEVPQPSVVRELLALWTRVLASR is encoded by the coding sequence ATGACGCCCAGGTTTCTCATCATCATCGGAGTCGTCGTCGCGCTGGGTGGCGTTCTCTACCTGACCTCGGGCCGCGCTCCGTCGTCGCGCGGGGCGCCGGAGGCGGGCACGTCCGCGCCCGTCGCGCCGCGTCCTCCTCGTCCGGGCGAGGTGACGGAGATCTCCTTCCTCTACGGTACGGAGAAGAAGGACTGGGTGGAGGCGGCGGCGGAGGCGTTCCAGCGGAAGCACCCCTCCATCCGGCTGAAGCTCCTGGGCATGGGTTCCCTGGACGCGGCCCAGGCCATCCTCGACGGACGTGAGAAGCCCACGGTGTGGAGCCCCGCGGACAGCGCGGTGTTGCGCCTGCTCGCCGCGGACTGGGCCACGGACACCGAACGCGGCCCGCTGTTCGCCTCGCATGGCGAGGAGGCGCCCGCGCCGCTGGTCATCACGCCGCTGGTCTTCGTGGTGTGGGAGGACCGCGCGGAGGTGCTGAAGAAGGCGAGCGGCGGGGGGACCGTCTCGTGGAAGGTCCTCCAGAAGGCGGTGACGAGTCCCCAGGGCTGGCCCGCCATCGGTGGCAGGCCCGAGTGGGGCTTCGTCAAGCTGGGCCACACGGACCCGACGCGCTCGAACTCCGGTCTCCAGACGTTGCTGCTCGCCACGCTGGAGTACTACGGCAAGCGCGCGGGCCTCACGGTGGAGGACCTGCTGGACCCGCGCTATCAGGACTGGATGAAGGCGCTGGAGCGGGGCGTCACCCGCTTCGAGCCCTCCACCGGCACCTTCATGGCGGACATGGTCCGCTTCGGCCCGTCCCGCTACGACATCGCCGTGGTGTACGAGAGCCTGGCCATCTCGCAGCTGTCGCACGCGCAGGGTCGCTGGGGCGACCTGCGTGTCTATTACCCGTCCCTCACGCTGTGGAGCGACCATCCGGCCGCGGTGCTCCAGGCGGACTGGGTGACGCCGTCGCAGAGGGAAGCGGCGCTCGAGTGGCTGCGCTACCTGCGCAGCCGGCCGGTGCAGGAGCGGGCCCTGGCCTTCGGCTTCCGTCCCGCGGACCCGACGGTGCCGGTGAAGACCCAGGACCCGGCGAATCCCTTCACGCGACTTGCGTCGCACGGCGTGAGCGTGGACGTGCCGCCCGTGGCGGAGGTGCCCCAGCCGTCCGTGGTGCGCGAGTTGCTCGCCCTGTGGACCCGCGTGCTGGCGTCTCGCTAG
- a CDS encoding M14 family zinc carboxypeptidase, with translation MKYTDYASRIRAFENLGEVAEYGQVLEGGQTYPLLRVTVPGERWLVITAGFHGEEPAGPLTLAEHLPEVVAYARRRGVGLRIYPCINPSGFEAGTRYNASGEKPNNDFLRYEVAPGEWRGELVGRKDFLRWALFDGGPKETRAVRSDLARFAPPAAALDIHQDNYQSSALTYAYTFGDNAAYRPMMQAAERYATVIRGQKVDEHNVTDADGFIEYHDGSVTDWYMRQGVPYTATLETSTRTPMDACHAVNLLWIRGFIDLAAR, from the coding sequence GTGAAATATACCGACTACGCCTCACGCATCCGTGCCTTCGAGAACCTGGGCGAGGTGGCCGAGTACGGCCAGGTCCTCGAGGGCGGCCAGACATACCCGCTGCTCCGCGTCACCGTGCCCGGGGAACGTTGGCTGGTCATCACCGCGGGCTTCCACGGAGAGGAGCCAGCCGGGCCGCTGACGCTGGCCGAGCACCTGCCGGAGGTGGTCGCCTACGCGCGGCGGCGCGGCGTGGGGCTGCGCATCTACCCGTGCATCAACCCGTCCGGCTTCGAGGCGGGCACGCGCTACAACGCGAGCGGGGAGAAGCCCAACAACGACTTCCTCCGCTACGAGGTCGCCCCCGGCGAGTGGCGCGGCGAGCTGGTCGGGCGCAAGGACTTCCTGCGCTGGGCGCTGTTCGACGGCGGCCCGAAGGAGACGCGCGCGGTGCGCTCGGACCTGGCGCGCTTCGCGCCTCCGGCCGCCGCGCTCGACATCCACCAGGACAACTACCAGAGCAGCGCGCTGACGTACGCGTACACCTTCGGGGACAACGCGGCCTACCGGCCGATGATGCAGGCGGCGGAGCGCTACGCCACCGTCATCCGCGGCCAGAAGGTCGACGAGCACAACGTCACGGACGCGGACGGCTTCATCGAGTACCACGATGGCAGCGTCACCGACTGGTACATGCGCCAGGGCGTCCCGTACACCGCGACGCTCGAGACGAGCACGCGCACACCCATGGACGCGTGCCACGCGGTGAACCTGTTGTGGATTCGCGGGTTCATCGACCTGGCGGCGCGGTGA
- a CDS encoding NAD-dependent epimerase/dehydratase family protein has translation MRAFVTGGSGFVGRHLIAALKARGDTSLALARSPEAVAAVTAAGAEPFEGDLSDAGRLKEGMAGCDVVFHSAALVKSWARRADYYEANVRGTERVLEAAVSAGVKRLVHVSTEAVLVDGTPLVRADETRPLPERPIGDYPSTKGEAERRVLSVNSASFTTVAVRPRLVWGKGDTSVLPQMVDAVKSGRFKWIGGGRYLTSTCHVANCVEGMLLAAEKGRGGQAYFLTDGEPVVFRDFVTAMLESQGVAPGNGSMPFGLAATVATLSDLAWGVFGLPGRPPISRTELLLIGREVTVSDEKARMELGYEGRMPRGLGLKEMAVDFQERAGRAA, from the coding sequence ATGCGGGCGTTCGTCACCGGCGGGTCTGGATTCGTGGGCAGACACCTCATCGCGGCGCTGAAGGCGCGGGGCGACACGTCGCTCGCGCTCGCGCGCTCCCCGGAGGCGGTGGCCGCGGTGACGGCGGCCGGCGCGGAGCCCTTCGAGGGCGACCTGTCCGACGCGGGCCGGCTGAAGGAGGGCATGGCGGGCTGCGACGTCGTCTTCCATTCGGCGGCCCTCGTGAAGTCGTGGGCGCGCCGCGCGGACTACTACGAGGCGAACGTCCGGGGCACGGAGCGGGTGCTGGAGGCGGCCGTCTCCGCGGGCGTGAAGCGGCTGGTGCACGTCAGCACGGAGGCGGTGTTGGTGGACGGCACGCCGCTGGTCCGCGCCGACGAGACGCGGCCCCTGCCCGAGCGGCCCATCGGCGACTATCCGTCCACCAAGGGCGAGGCCGAGCGCCGCGTGTTGAGCGTCAACTCCGCGTCGTTCACCACGGTGGCCGTGCGGCCCCGGCTCGTGTGGGGCAAGGGTGACACGTCGGTGCTGCCGCAGATGGTGGACGCGGTGAAGTCGGGCCGCTTCAAGTGGATCGGCGGGGGCCGCTACCTCACCTCCACCTGCCACGTGGCCAACTGCGTGGAGGGCATGCTGCTGGCGGCGGAGAAGGGGCGGGGCGGACAGGCGTACTTCCTCACCGACGGAGAGCCCGTGGTGTTCCGCGACTTCGTCACCGCCATGCTCGAGTCGCAGGGCGTGGCTCCGGGCAACGGCAGCATGCCGTTCGGCCTGGCCGCGACGGTGGCCACGCTGTCGGACCTGGCGTGGGGCGTGTTCGGGCTGCCGGGCCGTCCCCCCATCAGCCGTACCGAGCTGCTTCTGATTGGCAGGGAGGTCACGGTGAGTGACGAGAAGGCCCGTATGGAGTTGGGCTACGAGGGGCGGATGCCCCGGGGCCTGGGCCTGAAGGAGATGGCGGTGGATTTCCAGGAGCGGGCCGGACGCGCGGCGTGA
- a CDS encoding FHA domain-containing protein, giving the protein MMTVQELRALSKRLTEPFFCKQVGPFVLVQKPPSPVMAQLALKMGAARTTMARDIPSLERQQVALWLHFDALTVAMLPPVGGQDVLTVGRQPDCDLVVNEPSVSKRHAKLCWWGTQSGCTIVDLKSSNGTFVNAKEVESGGEMHVRDGDLLGFGDATFAYLLTPTFYAKMKRVQP; this is encoded by the coding sequence ATGATGACCGTTCAGGAGCTGCGCGCGCTGAGCAAGCGCCTGACCGAGCCGTTCTTCTGCAAGCAGGTGGGCCCCTTCGTGCTGGTGCAGAAGCCCCCCAGCCCGGTGATGGCGCAGCTGGCCCTGAAGATGGGCGCGGCGCGCACGACGATGGCGCGCGACATCCCCAGCCTCGAGCGTCAGCAGGTGGCGCTCTGGCTCCACTTCGACGCGCTCACCGTGGCCATGCTGCCGCCCGTGGGAGGCCAGGACGTGCTCACCGTGGGCCGCCAACCGGACTGCGACCTGGTGGTGAACGAGCCCTCCGTCTCCAAGCGCCACGCGAAGCTGTGCTGGTGGGGCACCCAGTCCGGTTGCACCATCGTCGACCTCAAGTCGAGCAACGGCACGTTCGTCAACGCCAAGGAGGTGGAGTCCGGCGGAGAGATGCACGTGCGCGACGGAGACCTGCTGGGCTTCGGTGACGCGACCTTCGCCTACCTGCTCACGCCGACCTTCTACGCGAAGATGAAGCGCGTCCAACCCTAG
- a CDS encoding WGR domain-containing protein: protein MRRFEFVEGSSSKFWQPEVQGSTFIVTFGRIGTAGQRKEKAFPDAAGAQKEYDKKVAEKLREGYVEVTAGGAAASPAAAAPPPPQKPALPRRVPVASPTADGLRAAADALAALRARLGWRSWEVTSRARAARRALRALGGVDPAKHPELDATFSALMARVVVPAKEGRLALRHALALLGELDTAAFVRAAELWRRAPEAGRPSGVVAISRQAETLGEPELALRLGQLLATRPGTRGSPSEDGWAKRWSQLKPHVEEHLGTSGGTLMAFVKGLDASGDSHLAGRLARLEG, encoded by the coding sequence ATGCGAAGGTTCGAGTTCGTCGAGGGGTCCAGCTCCAAGTTCTGGCAGCCGGAAGTGCAGGGCAGCACCTTCATCGTCACCTTCGGTCGCATCGGCACCGCCGGCCAGCGCAAGGAGAAGGCCTTCCCGGACGCGGCGGGTGCCCAGAAAGAGTACGACAAGAAGGTCGCGGAGAAGCTGCGCGAGGGCTACGTCGAGGTGACCGCCGGTGGCGCCGCGGCCTCGCCCGCCGCCGCCGCGCCGCCTCCGCCCCAGAAGCCCGCGCTGCCCCGGCGCGTCCCCGTGGCCTCGCCCACCGCGGACGGGCTGCGGGCCGCCGCGGACGCGCTCGCGGCCCTGCGCGCCCGGCTGGGCTGGCGCAGCTGGGAGGTGACGTCCCGCGCACGGGCCGCGCGCCGCGCCCTGCGCGCCCTGGGCGGCGTGGACCCCGCGAAGCACCCGGAGCTGGACGCGACGTTCTCCGCGCTGATGGCGCGCGTGGTGGTGCCGGCGAAGGAAGGGCGGCTGGCGCTGCGGCACGCGCTGGCGCTGCTGGGCGAACTGGACACGGCGGCCTTCGTGCGCGCGGCGGAGCTGTGGCGGCGCGCGCCGGAGGCGGGACGACCCTCGGGCGTCGTGGCCATCTCGCGGCAGGCGGAGACGCTCGGCGAGCCCGAGCTGGCGCTGCGGCTGGGCCAGCTGCTCGCCACGCGGCCGGGGACGCGCGGCAGCCCGTCCGAGGACGGTTGGGCGAAGCGGTGGAGCCAGCTCAAGCCCCACGTGGAGGAGCACCTCGGGACGTCCGGGGGCACGTTGATGGCGTTCGTGAAGGGCCTGGACGCGAGCGGTGACTCGCACCTCGCCGGGAGGCTCGCGCGCCTGGAGGGGTAG
- a CDS encoding glycoside hydrolase family 88 protein yields the protein MRLPRMGGMGVCLSLMLVGTSVHAFDDADAVRVVGFARTQMRKTAAALPSTTRSPKASRADGTWSTVANTDAVGWTQGFFPGLMWNLFQVGLEPSWQRRADQWTRPLEVQKTNRQTHDLGFKMFLSFGNAYRLTRDPYYRGVLLTSAASLATRYNSRVGVIDCCDWNSAWDVPIVTDTMMNLELLLWASQNGGRAEWRSMAINHALRTLQDAVRPDGSSFHYVDYNGTTGAIRSRGTFQGFSTNSTWARGHAWLMYGYTMVYRYTGDTRMLAAARKVTDWYLAHVPSDMVPKWDFDAPGDQRDSSAAAVVASALLELSALETDAARKTRYRDAALRTLDTLMTSTYFAEGTNSPGLLLHGVGNLPAKQEVDVSLIYGDYYFLEAVLRFNPNPPYPWYSKRDFFESQHLLGTTNTGVRTVEFDITPLASSQDATVGYSDSSTAVTGYSVLSMTVRMNADGYFDVRNGGGYAALTRVRYVQGQTYHVRLVADLPARRYSVWVRPPGGSEVQIANRYAFRTGAPFIDDLGRVSVRTVLMDGDFRVLGHRVTAGGSTIASDAPERSAMVLSQSDAPSEALLATLARMEQGALPPTEDSTRPAPEWSGSDDGTSMSLPEDASAGVNVTAPDVAETAGCGSTGAECVPAALLALWGWTRRRSTRR from the coding sequence ATGCGATTGCCGAGGATGGGCGGGATGGGCGTGTGCCTGTCGCTGATGCTGGTGGGCACTTCGGTTCATGCATTCGACGACGCCGACGCGGTGCGCGTCGTGGGGTTCGCGCGCACGCAGATGCGGAAGACCGCGGCGGCGCTGCCGAGCACGACGCGGTCTCCCAAGGCCTCTCGCGCGGACGGCACCTGGTCGACGGTGGCCAATACGGACGCCGTGGGGTGGACCCAGGGCTTCTTCCCGGGGCTCATGTGGAACCTGTTCCAGGTGGGACTGGAGCCCTCCTGGCAACGCCGCGCCGACCAGTGGACGCGCCCCCTGGAGGTACAGAAGACGAACCGCCAGACTCACGACCTGGGGTTCAAGATGTTCCTGAGCTTCGGCAATGCGTACCGGCTCACCCGGGACCCCTACTACCGCGGCGTGTTGCTCACCTCGGCCGCGTCGCTCGCCACCCGCTACAACTCGCGCGTCGGCGTCATCGACTGCTGCGATTGGAACAGCGCGTGGGACGTGCCGATCGTCACGGACACGATGATGAACCTGGAGCTCCTGCTCTGGGCCTCCCAGAACGGCGGGCGCGCCGAGTGGAGGTCGATGGCCATCAATCACGCCCTCCGGACACTCCAGGACGCGGTGCGCCCGGACGGCAGCTCCTTCCATTACGTGGACTACAACGGGACGACGGGGGCCATCCGCTCGCGTGGCACCTTCCAGGGCTTCTCCACGAACTCGACCTGGGCGCGCGGCCACGCGTGGCTCATGTACGGCTACACCATGGTGTACCGGTACACCGGCGACACGCGGATGCTCGCGGCCGCTCGCAAGGTGACGGACTGGTATCTGGCGCACGTGCCCTCGGACATGGTGCCCAAGTGGGACTTCGACGCGCCGGGCGACCAGCGCGACTCCTCGGCGGCGGCGGTGGTCGCGTCCGCGCTGCTGGAGTTGAGCGCGCTGGAGACGGACGCCGCGCGCAAGACGCGCTACCGCGACGCGGCGTTGCGCACGCTCGATACGCTGATGACGTCGACGTACTTCGCGGAGGGCACCAACAGCCCCGGGCTGCTGCTGCATGGCGTGGGCAACCTGCCGGCCAAGCAGGAGGTCGACGTCAGCCTCATCTATGGCGACTACTACTTCCTGGAGGCGGTGTTGCGCTTCAACCCCAACCCTCCCTATCCCTGGTACTCGAAGCGCGATTTCTTCGAGAGCCAGCATCTGCTCGGCACGACGAACACGGGCGTGCGCACCGTGGAGTTCGACATCACACCGCTCGCGTCGTCCCAGGACGCCACGGTGGGCTACTCGGACAGCTCGACGGCCGTGACGGGCTACTCCGTCCTGTCGATGACGGTGCGGATGAACGCGGACGGGTACTTCGACGTCCGCAACGGTGGCGGTTATGCCGCCCTCACGCGGGTTCGCTACGTCCAGGGACAGACGTATCACGTGCGCCTCGTCGCGGACCTGCCCGCGCGGCGCTACAGCGTCTGGGTGCGTCCTCCCGGCGGGAGCGAGGTCCAGATCGCCAACCGCTATGCCTTCCGCACGGGGGCTCCGTTCATCGACGACCTGGGGCGGGTCTCGGTGCGGACGGTCCTCATGGACGGTGACTTCCGGGTGCTGGGCCACCGGGTGACCGCGGGCGGCTCGACCATCGCCAGCGACGCCCCGGAGCGCTCGGCCATGGTCCTGTCCCAGTCGGACGCGCCCTCGGAGGCGCTCCTGGCGACGCTGGCGCGCATGGAGCAGGGCGCCCTCCCTCCGACCGAGGACTCGACGCGCCCGGCGCCGGAGTGGAGTGGCTCGGATGATGGCACGTCGATGTCCCTCCCGGAGGATGCGAGCGCCGGGGTGAACGTCACGGCGCCCGATGTCGCTGAGACCGCCGGCTGCGGGAGCACCGGCGCGGAGTGCGTCCCGGCGGCATTGCTGGCGCTGTGGGGCTGGACGCGCCGACGTTCGACGCGTCGCTGA